Genomic window (Notolabrus celidotus isolate fNotCel1 chromosome 15, fNotCel1.pri, whole genome shotgun sequence):
gtcAGTAATACTTTCCAAATTATACATCCCTTTCtaatttaaacacatttgatataGAGCTCTCTTGTAACTGGTgaagttaagaaaacaaattatcTTTGAAGAAATCTTGTTGATACAGTAAATAAAGATCTGAGTTTACAGGGCCCTCATTCTATTAACATGTAACTCAACAAAGCTCTACTGGCCCATTTAAGTAACAACTAGATTCATTTAGTAGCAAAGGGTAAATTGTCTTATCCCTTGGTTATTATCTGGGGATGCCTGCTGTATGTAATTTCAAGATGAACATAATTTTCCTCATAGTGtagtacaggggttcccaaacttttcagctcgaGACCCCCaaataggtgccaaagacttgcgacccccactgtccctcaaagtgatttaatgtggcttcatttagctggtctgcagaaaatgagcctacagTCTATTgatcctacctatatgagcatgcggatgtgtttcctgtgcctttatgaattaaccttctgctactgatgcttttgatgattaactgttcactaactctaaacttaggagtcgtctggcaaaaagaaaggcagaaaactcattacattttctattttcaaggtttaatttaaagtttagctactatttttgtagatatttttttactataaatgggtaaaatgtactattttaagataactttaATCATTCAActatttttattgcatttttttagtatttctttgttcacatgtcaaatcttcatatattgTCTTCATATTtccacagacaaacaaaagtaaacccctcatgattctcaacactaatattgttattatattatttaataataataataataataataataataataataataataataataataataacaattaacagtacaaacaaaaaggaagataaacataaggaaacaatgtaaataaacacaaataaataataataataatacatatttgtAGATAActtataaaagaaaacattctggaagacatctcacgaccacTCATTTGTTTCTCGCGACCTCAGGTCCCGATCCTCACATtcagtctatggcaggggtcAGCAACCTTTAACACTCAAAGAGCCATTTGGACCCGGTTtccacaataaagaaaacaccGGGAGCCGCAAATCCTTTTTGACATCTACATAGAAGATAACAGTGCATTGTTTTTCTACCTTTATGCTATGTACAAAAAAACGATAGTGTGTTGCTTATGAAATCAATGAAGTGCTACAGGGAAAATGaaattttatttctgtatgcaaagaaaacagtttGATCATTTTAAACTCTGGGGAAAAAACATGCTGGGAAGGTTTATGTCATAAAAAGCAAAACTTAAATTATCCATatccaaaacaaaaatcatgtgTGCTGTCATCCTTGGTGTACCAGAGCATTTAGCAGAGTGCTGAcctaaattgattttttttatttttaaaagcacactATTTCCCTGAGCAATATAAAATGCGAAGTATAAGTGCCAATGTGTGAGATCCGCCAGGGGTAATTTCGAACATTGTGATGCATATTTTGAGCGACAAAAAATTTAACAGataaagctgctttttattttaatgttataagTTCACAATAAATCTTCAAATTTAGatttgcaattaaaaaaaagaaattacgAATGAATATAGAATATACTTAAATTCAttactcatcatttattttccaaagccaCAGGGAGCCACAGCATAAGGATGAAAGAGCCGCAGGTTGCTGAACCCTGGTGTAGTCGGTCTCAACTGTGTTTAAGTGTTTGTCCCATTTTAAGAACACCGAGTCACTTCACTGGAGGTCATACTTTAGGCgggaaaaataaatgatgaaataaaggCTCGAACCTGAGGACGTCTGCTGCTTTAGTATCTTTTAGCTCTCCTGTTTACAATTTGAAATTGGCTTAAAAACATCTTAAGCTTCTAAGAGTGACATAGTCAAAATAATTCAGGGCCTCTTTGGTATCCTTTGGGGCATTGAATGTTTGAATGCTTCAAGTTGGTAAGCTCACTTACTTTAATTCATTGTTAGCTGTACAAATCTTAGCTAACCAGGAGAAACATGGCATTACAGAAGATCAGAAAGAGCAAGGAGGAAACAGCTGAGGTTTGATCACTCTACACACCAACTAACGAtcatataatcatgtttttatctATTATAAGATAAATATAGTGTTTCTATGCGCTCTTACGAACGCGAAGGATACGGCGCCATCATGAGGCCTCAAAGTTATAAGTCAttctcctgtttttattctgtttcataGTGGACAGGGTTGTTTCTGAATGATTTGAAAACCAACCAGGAGTCCCTTGTGTTCGTGAAGAGGATGATGGCTGTGGCAGTTTCCACCATCACCTACCTCAGAGGCATTTTTCCAGAGGATGCCTACAGATCCAGATACCTGGAaggtgaacacaaacacagccctAGACGTTCAGAGAAGTTAAGGAAGTTAATGGGTCGTTGACAAATAAGCctcaaaaaagttaaaaaaaataagtatttccagaatggttgcaatgcatatttttgtgtctggaataatgtgtttatatatatatatatatatatatatatatatatatatatatatatatatatatatatatattttacccttttcttaacttgaacacccaaaaaatgtcaggtggcgcaaccagatatttgtcaaaatatatgtacttacctatcatttattctaactgaaAGTTTTAGTAAGTATCCCTTAGAGTGGTTACTGTGctttacacatttgtattttgtgagtatattttttatttacaatatatcaggatttttgcattctattggccaggtataaaatataatttttacagttttaggttggttgtaccacctgacatggaaagtgttaccgtccacctataggttgataaaagcttttctattattatttatgagacatctacaaaccttttaactcagccatgacAATTAGCAGGGtcctctgaattatttaatatcttgaagtccattataactacttactttcaaaataaaaggtccatgagtacggtggtgccaccctgacatttgagaacatgcaagttgctggacaaaagttttttaaataaccttaggtgcctttaaactattgatatttatgaaattatTTCAAAGCTTGTATATGTAAAATCAtgccatggtgttttaattagaatttattattattaaaatacatttttttaatagtattttaagtcagttcacttgctTGGACGGTTGCGCCACCCGatattttcagggtttgagatacttaaaaataaaataaatctcaatatttgaatgtactgaaattgtatttaaaataagcaggttttatagaatcaattgatgttagtcttaaaaataacaaattatttcaaaagaaaataatggtttcggacacaaaaatatgcacgtcATGTCGATGACCCTAATACATGAAGCACTTATAAGgaatagactttttttttttgtttcacacattcattacatttttaagaatcTGTCTCACATTATCTTCAGCAAAATCTGATATtaataaacagaagaagataacaATACAGGATTTGTAAGCATAATAGTAAGTCCAGAAAAGTTATCTTAAAGGCATATAACATTACAAGAGCATGATGTAACTCGTAGCACTTTATAAAATAATGAGAAATGCTTGTtttgtgactttttattttccaccatTTCACCAGACTTGTGCATCAAGGTTCTGCATAAAGACCACAACACGCCTAGAGCCAGTGAAGTTGTTAAATGGTAATCACAATATTCctttcttcatgttttaagatACCATAcagctagggttgccaactttctcactactaaataagggacaggtgcacagtgtcatggtggtgtgagcatgatgtgtgaatttcatatactgattcaactggaaatgcagaaagtgtgtatattccctttaatccttactgtatcattatgtaacctcatgaataaacctcaaagaaaccacaatttggctctttacatcaaaaaacaggcaaaagaaaaattttatgcaaaagaggagtatgactcaccaaatgtactttttccatggatactttttgctgctcttgactgactcaagcagtcttttgtccttttgcacagccaaagagaagtccttacatgacaagtcacagtttacagatatttgtagttcatgtttgatcagctctgtgctgcatctgtttcttgagtctgaccatttaaaggccatcagagagaaaatcctctacacacttttttgcaggacttggggCATTTGTGCTGTATACAAGTGATGCacgtgagggggcctgtgattggatgacaggcggtgtgattggcataTGATCTGCCACTGTTGTTtcatctgatctaggatctgtagagtacAGTCCGCTGTATTTACAAGATTTAATAGTCAATAAACAGGACAGTTGAGGTTccatatgaaacaaaccaatttagcccaatatacgggatgtcccagCTAATACAGGACAGTTGGCAATCCTGAATACAGTAGAACTCATGGCTTCACAAAATCATAACCAACTTTACCTGAAGTAATAACCAACAAGGCCTCTTaaggatgttttcactgtttttgcaTGCTTTCAAGGATAATGGGCTGCTTCGATGCATTGGAGAAGCAGTATGTAAGTGAATACATTCATGACTTCTTGAAATATGTAATGTTTCACCTGGTCTCCTATTTAGGAATAATTTGTCCCTACTGTTACATTTTCCTCCCAACAGCTCCAGGTTGTGTTCATTGGGGTACGTAAGTTAAATCAGAGGAGCAACTTTTATAATTATGCTTGTTGCATACAGTacaattaaaaactaaaactcTGTACATGTTATTGCAATCTAGGTGTACACCAATCCAGATGAACCTGATGTGAGTTTTTCTCTCAGATTCCAGTGTTAAGAatatgacacaaaaaaaaagttgaattatgACTCGTGTGCAGCCTGATGTACAGTATAAAAGatttcaatttgtttttatttttcagcgcATCGTTGAGTCCTaccaattcaaattcaaatacaCCAAAAAGGGTCCAGAGATGAACATCCTCAGGTTTGGTTGTCTGTATTAATAGTGTGGACATTGGGCTTTCCACATGATTTCATTCATAGTTATGTAAACTTCATAAAACTGCAGGAACAGTGATGTGGCGATGCAAGTAACTGTGGAGGACACCAAGAGAGCCTCAGTGCTGCTCATCAGGAAGCTTTTCCTGCTTATGCAGAACCTCGACGCCCTCCCCAACAACGTCTACCTCACCATGAAGCTCTACTACTATGATGACAGTAAGAGAGTGAATCAATCCAGAGTCTAGAGTTTGATTTTGATTGCTAGGTGAAAGCATTATTcctactctctctcttcagtcaCTCCAGCAGACTACCAGCCGCCCGGCTTTAAGGAGGGTGAGTGTGACAGCATCTGGTTCGAAGGGGTGCCTGCGCACTTCAAGGTAGGTGAGGTAAAAACGGCCTACCACACCTTGAAAGTGCAAGTGTCAGCGGAACAAGGTCGAGTAGAGAAGCTTCAAGAGGGGAACCACCTGAGGGAGATCAAGCAGGCTCCTCTGATAAATCCTCTGGAGAAGGAAACCATGAAGGTCTGTGCAGAAATAGGATTGTTCAAGAACaggttttcagttttaaagCTGCAAGTTAATTCTAATTGTTGGTTAACACCCAGATTCAGGATCCTTGCAAGAAAAAATACCAAGAAGAGGATCTGCCTTCTGAAGATGGTAAGTTTAAGCTGCATCTGATACAAACTGCAACATTAGCCAAAAGGTAAACAATGTTGACTTTCCTTTAAACAGAGTCTGCACAGTTCAAGAAACCTACACGACCTCTGGCAAAGGTACAGTAGTGCTACAAGCAAGATTATTATATATAATAAGTCCTCAGGTTATGGAAAATAACTTTGTGTAATAAATGACGGTAAACTGGATAagtgttttttctattttgtcCATTTCAGAGaaataaagcaggaaaaaaTCTGtcaaggaggaaaagaagacgTTAGCGGTAtggttaaagaaaacaaagatgccATCAGCCATGTGATGAACCATTGAACACATGAACCACTAgttctttttattatcattaaacaCTGCTCAAGGTTATGTTTGAATTAATTTCACAAGAAAATGTTCCTTGCACAATGATTTCTACCTTCAAGACAGGACATTCCTGTCAAAATTCTTATATAGACAAAAAAGTACATGTAGTGAATAATATGGATATACAGAAtaattttaatattcaaagtgcttcattttttcattattgtgtttataaaaatatcctgatgtttttttcaagaAATAAAGCTGTATTTGTAAACATTCATTTCTGAAACTATAAAATGTTATTCTGTACATGGATGGCAGTCCAACTTACTGATACCGAACATGCTGCTCATGCCTACACTTGAGTAGCTGAAATGTACCAAGTCTCAGTAAATGCTTATAAAAAtcttaaatgtaattaaattgGCTTGATGATAGTGCTAATTAATAAAGATTCAAAAATCTAATTTCTGCTGTCTCATATTTCTTTAGGGATTTCTCCTCAGTTCACATTTATTTCACACTCAGGAAATACTAATACCGCTTCAGCTCCTTCAATCAACGACTTGTCTCTCATCACTTTGAGAATTACTTCTGTCCCTGAGTGATGGACATGTGGTTCAGAACCAGTTCATCCTGTTCCAGTCTCTGAGTCAGGGTGGCAGCCCTCTAAACATGTCTTAAAATAAGCTGTCCACGTCTCCCATCTCCACGAACACAGTTTTCAGCTGGGAGTAGTGCTCGATCGTCACCTGACCGTTCTCTCGTCCTATACCTGGTGAAAGGAAAGATTAGAAGTTAGTTGATCTAATGTGACAGAACTAGACTTTTCATAAGGACATGGAGTTAAACTTCACAAAGAGACAAACTTTCAAAATGTGGTGTTTAGGCATACTGCTacaacacttaaaataaaatccaatccaatccactttatttatatagcacattgaAAAAGGCAATTAaatttagcaaagtgctgcactgtaagataaaataagttaaaacacacagaacataaaacacacagagaataaaatagaataaagtaaaagaatcgtgataaaacaagtaaaaacttaagaagaataaaaacactaagagtaaataaaaatcaaatagaagaagagacagagaccacacaactctcacgctgggttaaaagccaaggagtaaaaatatgttttaaggcgggatttaaaagtcagtaatgttggggacaatctaacatgggggggcagctcgttccacagtttgggggccactgctgagaaggcacggccacccctggtttttagcctggtcttagggaccacaagaagctgctgtcctGTAGACCTGTGATTTTTAACTCCTGGTCTGCAAGCGTATCAAGAGATCATACCTGACATTTTGAAGCCTCCAAAAGGCACCTCCACAGGGGTGATGTTGTAGTTGTTGATGAAACATGAACCAGCTTTGAGGTGTTCAACCACACGATGGGCTCGCCTAACATCCCTGAAAGCACACAAAGATATAAAAATAGATGTGGTTGgttgtttgtttcagtttggGTATTTGGtcctaaataaaataaaaaatctactTTAGTCTGTACCCTTCCAAACTGTGGTAATATTGGGTTATTGTACTgcttttcatttaaagctcctatggggatttttttttaattagttctGAAATGGACTGAAACTAATAGGGATTtgtctttatgagctacaaaaccAAATAAGACCATTAAAGACATAATTGAAGAACAATTACTTCCATcgaatcatttttaatgtctgaaccTTGCTGGAGGTAGGTACCAGACTAAGTGGTTAACTTTTCATCACCAAATAAATACAGAGAACTACTTTGTTCACAGGGATCCACCAATCAAAAGTTCCTGACGGGAGGTTTAAGTCCAGACTCTTTAGAAAGCTTGAACACAAACAGTTGAAAAAGTCACATCAGTTAGCTGGAGGAGCTTCCCTAAACGACTTACCTGGTGAAAACTCCTGCTGCCAGACCCATAGTGGTGTCATTGGCTCTCTGCAACacctcctcttctgtttcaaACGACAACACGGACATGATGGGGCCAAAGATCTCCTCCTTCACACAGGTCATGTCATCTGTACAATCAGCTGtaacagaggaggggaggcgCACCTTTAAACTGTATCCATAAACGAGTGAATGTGTGATGATGAAGACAGATTTAGAAGAGGAGGAACATCTAAACTACAGACGCATTGTTTTAATTTCTCTGAAAGTCAAATATTTACGTACAAAAGAAATGTAAGTCTTACCCAACACACATGGTGTCATGTAGTATCCATCTTTGAGTTTGGGATCAGATGGGACAAAAGGTTCACCTCCACACAACACTGTAGCACCCTAAAACAACAGCTCCTCATTTAAACtgctgcacaaaaactttgGATTTAGATAAAGCAAAATAAGTTATTCAAAGTGATCTTACTTCTTTCTTTGCCTGATCCACAAAGGACAGGACTTTCTCCAGGTGAGGCCGATTGACCAGTGCTCCCATTCGGGTGCTCTCCAGTAGCGGGTCACCTATCTCTATGGCCTGGGTCCTCTTCACCACCTCCTCCACAAACTCAGGCAGAATATCCCTCTGTACAAAGACTCTTGTACCGTTGCTACAAACCTGTCAGTTGACATCGTTTTAGCACATGAAGTAGCTCAaatgcattgaaaaaaaaacccataacATATGAAGTCAACAGACCTGGCCTTGAGACAGGAAGTTAGCCATGAGAGCTCCCCTCACAGCATTCTCCAGATCGCTGTCCTCAAAGATGAGCAGAGGAGATTTCCCCCCAAGCTCCAGCGTCACAGGCTTCACCCCTTTTGAAGCCATCTCCATAATCTGAGGGTCAAAATCACACAGGAGGAGAATAACGTATTGATAATATTAGTAATagtatacattacatattaggACAGAAAAGACAGGAATTTTTAACATCTTACACTCTAACAAGTTACGGTAGTTATAAAGGTATTTTGGATTTAATATTTACTATGTATCATACTTATAAAGCCAAGAAAAATTGACAGCGTGTAAGAATTTTACTCttatcattcctttttttcatactGGAGATCATTGCAGCTCATTAAAAAAGATATATAGTCCAGACAAGCAGGTAAAACACAAGAGCAGACTGAtataagaaagagaaaaatgaataTACCACATCTAGTTTGATAAAATGTCATTAAAGCTTTTATACGACGGGTAAGATTGCGTCAATAGATTAAGAAAATAAACcgcaaaataaaatacagataaaTGAAAAGCATCAAAAGCCCAGCTCCTTGCAACTATGGTagattatttaaaatatttaataaggTAACTAAAAATAATATGGGGCTCCGGTTTGGCTTAGTGCTTGAGTTGAGTGCCCTACGTGTACAAGCTAAAGTCCTTGAGCAAGTGGCCCTGGTTCGATTCCAACTTGTGGCCCTGCGTCTTTCCAAACTCTCTTTCCAAGTTTCCATCTACTCCATTATCCTCTCAAGAAGGCATAAAAGTcccaaaataaacagacaagaaaaataaaataaaataaaataaaacacaggtgtGTAAAACCACATGTAAATAACTTGGCTTTAACTGACCTTCTTTCCTGTTGGCACACTCCCAGTGAATGACACCTTGGCGACATCAGGGTGGTGGCACAGTAAGCTCCCTGTTTCCTGGCCGCCCTGCACCACATTGTACAGCCCCTCTGGAGCTCCAGACGCAGCATAGACCTCTGCCAGCATGACCGCCGTGACAGGAGTCACTGGTGACGGCTTGAACACCATGGAGTTACCTATTTTggatgacagatgagagagacaGCTCAAAATGTTTGAGGTTATACGTACGACAGGCAATGCACGAGACTCTGATTCAGAAACTGGCCCTATAAAACACATAAAGTTATACACAAAGAGGAGCGTTTGAAATTGAATGAGTTGTTGTATCAAAACAGTTTGAGGATTTGTGCAAAGAGACAGTGCTAATATTCTATTCTAAAAAGTTGCATTAGTGCCATCTGCTGGTGAAAAGCAAAAACAGTATGCATGGAAGATGCATTCATATTTTCCTGCAATTGAACAGTATGTGTTGAAGTTGTCACAGTTTGTACCAAATCAGACAACAAGAGCCAAGTAGATGAAAACTGTAAAGCAAGACCAAATAAATTGATTGCAGATGAATCCAATATGATGCTTATATATAATGCAAAGAGTAATaatacatgttttaaatgttacaaCATAAGGTTTTTCAAATCTCTAACCATTAAGATTTTATCTGGTCAATGGTGAACTTCTTTGCAGCTTTTTTCTGCATGCTCTCATGCAGTTTCCAAGTTATTCTAATAcatattaaataaacaaacacagatgaacatatatatgaatatatatcattatcattatataTGGAAAACTAATTATAAAGTAATTCATACCACAAGCCAGTGCTGGAGCTGATTTCCAGGCTGCTATCTGAAAAGGATAATTCCAGGCACCAATACCAACGCAGACTCCCAGAGGCTCTCTGCGAGTGTAGGCGAAAGATCCACCTGGCAGTTGGACATGCTGGCCTTGGGGAAACAAAGGcattgtaaaaagaaaacaatgtaaaGAAAGGTGACATTTTCGAAACCACGGTCTTAAAACTTCTGCACAGTTTCTGTCATGATGTTGCATAAAGCCTTTTGTAAAAGCCATAATTTGGTTCCTGTTTAACAACTTAATTTTGATTTGAACAATTAAGTTCATCAAGTAAGATTTCTTTATTACAACAACATGGAAAATCTTGGGTCATATTGTTTAGAACATTGAGTGAATCTGCTCACTGTCATGCCAGAATCATGTATGTCATTTGCCTCCAGCCTCCACAAAACATAGAACTAAGGCTTGACTGTTGCACTGTACCAACCTGCCAAAGTGCTGGCCAGCCCTGCATAGTACTCTATACACAGCCTTGCAGAGTCCACATCCAAACGAGCCTCTGTGATGGACTTCCCATTGTTGACAACCTCCATTTCAgctatctcctctctcctgctctgtgcACAGAAGGCAGGGTAAGTGCGACACATCTTGTAAGTGGAAATGTTACATCACTGCACGGATCCAGACTTTATGTGGAAATGTGTTGATTGTGTGAAACCAAGTGAGGAACATCAAGTATTTTAGACATAAAACATAACCAGTGCGTTTTGATTACAGCATTAGACATGAAGACACAATCAAAAGAAAATCACCTCAATCTTATGTGCAGCATTTATCATTATCCTCCCTCTTTCCATCCCAGACATTTTACTCCAGATGTCAAAGGCCGACTGTGCAGCCTTCACAGCCAGATCGACCTCCACGGCACCACATGGCTCCAAATGACAGAGGACTCGCCCTGCAGAATTAAGCACATGCTGATGAAAGGTGAAAGTTATCGTACACTTGTGACTCACCTAGAATACCATAGAATAGAATACCAGATTCCATAATAATAGAATTTCACAAATTCTGTCATACTTTCTATTATATAATATACACTGAAAACTATTTTAGACAACAGTTGTCCTTTTCATCAAGATGAGAAATATAGAGTCTTCATTTGAAGGATTAGAGGATGTAAGTAACAAAATATTTACTGGGAATAAGCTCAAGTTTAGAAATACCACACAGAAACCATAgagtattttttaacatttctctaTTCAGCTGTTGTCCTTATTCTTATCAAACAAGGATCCatctcttcctgctgctgctgctgcttcctaaAGGATTTAAAGATAATAATTTGGAGGCACAAGCTAAAGAATGTTGTAAGGCACTACCCAAAATCTGCTGACAAtggaatgggaaaaaaaagaaaaattatgaataaacacacacacactcaccattACT
Coding sequences:
- the zte38 gene encoding zebrafish testis-expressed 38 isoform X1, yielding MALQKIRKSKEETAEWTGLFLNDLKTNQESLVFVKRMMAVAVSTITYLRGIFPEDAYRSRYLEDLCIKVLHKDHNTPRASEVVKWIMGCFDALEKQYLQVVFIGVYTNPDEPDRIVESYQFKFKYTKKGPEMNILRNSDVAMQVTVEDTKRASVLLIRKLFLLMQNLDALPNNVYLTMKLYYYDDITPADYQPPGFKEGECDSIWFEGVPAHFKVGEVKTAYHTLKVQVSAEQGRVEKLQEGNHLREIKQAPLINPLEKETMKIQDPCKKKYQEEDLPSEDESAQFKKPTRPLAKRNKAGKNLSRRKRRR
- the zte38 gene encoding zebrafish testis-expressed 38 isoform X2, with protein sequence MALQKIRKSKEETAEWTGLFLNDLKTNQESLVFVKRMMAVAVSTITYLRGIFPEDAYRSRYLEDLCIKVLHKDHNTPRASEVVKWIMGCFDALEKQYLQVVFIGVYTNPDEPDRIVESYQFKFKYTKKGPEMNILRNSDVAMQVTVEDTKRASVLLIRKLFLLMQNLDALPNNVYLTMKLYYYDDITPADYQPPGFKEGECDSIWFEGVPAHFKVGEVKTAYHTLKVQVSAEQGRVEKLQEGNHLREIKQAPLINPLEKETMKDPCKKKYQEEDLPSEDESAQFKKPTRPLAKRNKAGKNLSRRKRRR
- the aldh9a1b gene encoding 4-trimethylaminobutyraldehyde dehydrogenase B, with the translated sequence MLQRLTAVSLRRPTAAPLSAAVRCVSSGSVDITAPLNFWAGERRTSHEKCNKEKVYEPSTGRVLCHLEPCGAVEVDLAVKAAQSAFDIWSKMSGMERGRIMINAAHKIESRREEIAEMEVVNNGKSITEARLDVDSARLCIEYYAGLASTLAGQHVQLPGGSFAYTRREPLGVCVGIGAWNYPFQIAAWKSAPALACGNSMVFKPSPVTPVTAVMLAEVYAASGAPEGLYNVVQGGQETGSLLCHHPDVAKVSFTGSVPTGKKIMEMASKGVKPVTLELGGKSPLLIFEDSDLENAVRGALMANFLSQGQVCSNGTRVFVQRDILPEFVEEVVKRTQAIEIGDPLLESTRMGALVNRPHLEKVLSFVDQAKKEGATVLCGGEPFVPSDPKLKDGYYMTPCVLADCTDDMTCVKEEIFGPIMSVLSFETEEEVLQRANDTTMGLAAGVFTRDVRRAHRVVEHLKAGSCFINNYNITPVEVPFGGFKMSGIGRENGQVTIEHYSQLKTVFVEMGDVDSLF